In Oscillatoria acuminata PCC 6304, a single window of DNA contains:
- a CDS encoding DNA cytosine methyltransferase, whose protein sequence is MKSQGEKSQGWKITEAERAVYRNRSQASSAAKAKALRGEGPKPIHPINVPKLHPEDLMPQLPPHGLRSLSLFSGGGGLDLGFDRAGFTHVASYDILPDAGKTLTQNCPHWTVFAGEPGDVTQIDWRSYRGLVDIIHGGPPCQPFSVAGHQKGKADRRDMFPEFVRAVLEIEPLAFVAENVTALLGKKFSSYVADEIEKPLSEKYYLTKFILFAPNFGIPQIRKRVFFVGFKTDKIAANYQPPQGTHHWEDGSRTGPNKPIQLDLFSPGKPSKRPRCIGIREALGLPDIGFDALAPTIRSGLTGPRHTTSVLSSVSAQKNWEKLQIWPNGVAANREQAHLFVAKNGHFRLSVADCGIIQGFPESWIIEGAVYMALGQIGNAVPPPLAYRVAESIYQALS, encoded by the coding sequence GTGAAGAGTCAGGGGGAAAAATCTCAAGGGTGGAAGATTACGGAAGCGGAACGAGCGGTTTATCGAAACCGTTCTCAGGCATCGAGTGCGGCGAAGGCGAAGGCATTGCGGGGAGAGGGACCGAAACCGATTCATCCAATTAATGTGCCGAAGTTGCATCCGGAAGATTTGATGCCTCAGTTGCCGCCTCATGGATTGCGATCGCTCTCTTTATTTAGTGGCGGAGGGGGTCTGGATTTAGGGTTCGATCGCGCCGGGTTTACTCATGTGGCCAGTTATGATATTCTCCCCGATGCCGGTAAAACTTTAACTCAAAATTGCCCCCATTGGACGGTGTTTGCTGGGGAACCTGGAGATGTCACTCAAATCGATTGGCGCAGTTATCGCGGGTTAGTTGATATTATCCACGGGGGGCCTCCTTGTCAGCCTTTTTCTGTGGCAGGTCATCAGAAAGGAAAAGCCGATCGCCGGGATATGTTCCCCGAATTTGTTCGCGCTGTCTTGGAAATTGAACCGTTAGCATTTGTGGCTGAAAATGTCACCGCACTGCTGGGGAAAAAGTTTAGTTCCTATGTAGCCGATGAGATAGAAAAACCCCTGAGTGAAAAATATTATTTAACTAAATTTATTTTATTCGCCCCCAATTTTGGGATTCCGCAAATCCGCAAACGGGTTTTTTTTGTGGGATTTAAAACCGATAAAATTGCCGCAAACTATCAGCCACCTCAAGGGACTCATCACTGGGAAGATGGGAGCAGGACTGGTCCAAATAAACCCATTCAGTTGGATTTATTTTCTCCGGGAAAGCCCTCGAAACGCCCCCGATGTATAGGAATTCGAGAAGCGTTGGGATTGCCGGATATTGGCTTTGATGCCCTAGCACCGACGATTAGAAGTGGACTAACTGGCCCTCGACATACCACCTCTGTGTTGAGTAGTGTTTCGGCTCAAAAGAACTGGGAAAAACTACAAATTTGGCCCAATGGCGTGGCGGCAAATCGAGAACAAGCGCATTTATTTGTGGCGAAAAATGGTCATTTTCGATTGTCGGTGGCTGATTGTGGAATCATTCAAGGATTCCCGGAATCTTGGATAATTGAGGGGGCCGTTTATATGGCATTAGGACAAATTGGCAATGCCGTTCCACCCCCTCTTGCATATCGAGTAGCAGAATCGATTTATCAAGCGTTATCCTGA
- the rplI gene encoding 50S ribosomal protein L9, with amino-acid sequence MSKRVQVVLSQDVRKLGRSGDLVEVAPGYARNYLLPQGFAVRTTPGILRQVERRRELERQRLLEEKQQAQSQKTALETIGRFTISKSVGEGDAIFGTVTDREVAEVIQAATNEEIDRRGITLPAISKTGFYKAQIKLHPDVTAEVEIQVVAG; translated from the coding sequence ATGAGCAAACGAGTCCAAGTCGTATTAAGTCAAGATGTTAGAAAGCTGGGTAGATCCGGCGACCTGGTAGAAGTGGCCCCCGGTTATGCCCGGAACTACCTGCTACCCCAAGGCTTTGCCGTTCGTACCACCCCAGGGATTCTCCGTCAAGTGGAACGCCGCAGAGAATTAGAACGGCAACGTCTGTTGGAAGAGAAGCAACAGGCACAATCTCAGAAAACGGCCCTGGAAACCATTGGACGCTTTACCATCTCCAAATCCGTTGGGGAAGGGGATGCGATTTTCGGGACGGTTACCGATCGCGAAGTGGCGGAAGTCATCCAAGCGGCTACCAACGAAGAAATCGATCGCCGTGGGATTACCCTGCCTGCCATTAGCAAGACTGGGTTCTATAAGGCACAAATCAAATTACACCCCGACGTTACCGCTGAAGTTGAAATTCAAGTGGTTGCGGGCTAA
- the dnaB gene encoding replicative DNA helicase, which translates to MAEPLNFQGYSDRLPPQNIDAEESILGGILLDPEAITRVLDRLPPDGFSITAHQQIYKAAVALHFQGKATDLMTVTSWLADHKLLEQVGGQSKLAQLVERTVSAVNIDQYAELVVDKYMRRKLIQGGHKVAELGFDTTTELATLLDKAEQTIFSLTQDRPQQGLVSISETLIHTFENIEIHQQGLALPGLTCGFYDLDAMTGGLQRSDLIIIAGRPAMGKCLGRFSELILSDGSVTTIEEIFNRRQAELLTLADNWKFTFTQPSAFVDDGIKPVFRVKTRLGRYIETTITHPYLTMKGWRRLSELQVGDNIAVPRKLEVFGTEILPEYQVKLLGYLIGDGCLTHTSPQFTNSNILLQEEFTEAVNKIAGLKVRLETSQGTRTPTLYVTGDLDFIAENRQVFAQRLKTVIQSHSLSAKAIAQSLGVAPSLVCLWMQGKCVPNAEDFRELCNLLNVESEELTPHGLAAISKNGKNPLTLWLQELGLWGKNAHQKTVPSIVFQLNRSQIALFLNRLFATDGWASVLASGQAQLGFATVSEKLARQVQHFLLRFGIIAALKSRSVSYNNSRYPSWQLDITERESIKTFIAEIGIFGKEVAIAKVAEVLTTRKPHANRDLIPVEIWDQLAAVKGDEPWTVLAQRAGIQGYSNIHVGKRALSRERLWILATALENLPLQQLATSEVYWDEIVAIESMGEQQVYDLTIPETHNFVANDICVHNTSFALNLGRNIAEFHKLPVAVFSLEMSKEQLVQRMLSGEAGIESNRLRSGRIAQNEWEALSIAIGNLSELPLFIDDTPNITITDIRSKCRRLQAEQGGQMGLILLDYLQLMEGSSPDNRVQELSRITRGLKQLARELNVPIITLSQLSRGVEARTNKRPMMSDLRESGSIEQDSDIVVMLYREEYYNPDTPDRGIAEVIITKHRNGPTGTIKLLFDPQFTKFKNLARPQQHY; encoded by the coding sequence GTGGCTGAACCCTTAAATTTCCAAGGCTATAGCGATCGCCTCCCCCCGCAAAACATCGATGCGGAAGAAAGTATTTTAGGCGGAATTCTCCTCGACCCGGAGGCTATCACCCGAGTCCTAGACCGACTGCCGCCGGATGGATTTTCTATCACCGCTCATCAACAGATTTACAAAGCCGCAGTCGCCCTCCATTTCCAAGGCAAAGCCACGGATTTAATGACCGTCACCAGTTGGTTAGCTGACCATAAACTCCTCGAACAAGTCGGCGGACAAAGCAAACTGGCCCAACTCGTAGAACGCACGGTTTCGGCAGTCAATATCGACCAATATGCGGAACTGGTGGTGGATAAATATATGCGCCGCAAATTAATTCAAGGCGGACATAAAGTCGCTGAGTTAGGATTTGATACCACCACAGAATTAGCCACTCTTCTGGACAAAGCCGAACAAACCATTTTTAGCCTCACCCAGGACCGTCCTCAACAGGGTTTAGTTTCTATTTCAGAAACCCTAATTCACACCTTTGAAAATATCGAAATCCATCAACAAGGGTTAGCTTTACCGGGCTTAACTTGTGGGTTTTATGACTTAGATGCCATGACCGGAGGATTGCAGCGTTCTGATTTAATTATTATAGCTGGGAGACCGGCGATGGGGAAATGCTTAGGGCGTTTTTCTGAACTCATTTTAAGCGACGGCAGTGTAACCACCATTGAAGAGATATTTAACCGTCGTCAGGCTGAACTCTTAACCTTAGCGGATAATTGGAAATTTACCTTTACTCAACCTTCTGCTTTTGTCGATGATGGCATCAAACCCGTCTTTCGGGTTAAAACTCGTTTGGGACGGTATATTGAAACTACCATCACTCATCCTTATCTGACGATGAAAGGGTGGCGAAGACTGTCGGAACTCCAAGTTGGAGATAACATTGCTGTCCCTCGGAAATTAGAAGTATTTGGGACAGAAATCCTGCCGGAATATCAAGTTAAGCTGTTGGGATATCTGATTGGGGATGGTTGTTTGACCCACACCTCCCCACAATTTACCAACAGCAACATCCTACTGCAAGAAGAATTTACTGAAGCAGTGAATAAGATTGCCGGGTTAAAGGTGCGGTTAGAGACCTCTCAAGGAACTCGCACCCCAACACTTTATGTTACTGGAGATTTGGACTTCATTGCGGAAAACAGACAAGTTTTCGCCCAACGCCTAAAGACAGTAATCCAGTCCCACTCTTTGTCTGCTAAAGCAATTGCTCAATCTTTGGGGGTCGCGCCTTCCTTAGTGTGTTTGTGGATGCAAGGAAAGTGTGTCCCCAATGCCGAAGATTTTAGAGAGTTGTGTAATCTTCTAAATGTGGAGTCAGAAGAACTTACTCCTCACGGATTGGCGGCAATTTCTAAAAATGGCAAAAACCCTCTAACTTTGTGGTTACAGGAATTAGGACTATGGGGGAAAAATGCTCATCAGAAAACTGTTCCGTCGATTGTGTTTCAGTTAAACCGATCGCAGATTGCTTTGTTCCTCAATCGCCTGTTTGCCACTGATGGTTGGGCGTCGGTTCTTGCCAGTGGACAAGCTCAGTTAGGCTTTGCTACGGTTAGCGAAAAACTGGCGCGACAAGTGCAGCATTTTTTACTCCGGTTCGGGATTATTGCTGCTCTAAAATCGCGGTCGGTTAGCTATAATAATAGCCGTTATCCATCTTGGCAACTGGATATTACGGAACGGGAATCGATTAAAACCTTTATTGCGGAAATTGGTATCTTTGGCAAAGAAGTGGCGATCGCCAAGGTTGCGGAAGTTTTAACGACTCGGAAACCTCACGCTAACCGCGACTTAATTCCCGTGGAAATTTGGGACCAATTGGCAGCAGTGAAAGGGGATGAACCTTGGACGGTTTTAGCCCAACGCGCTGGCATTCAAGGCTATAGCAATATCCATGTCGGCAAACGCGCACTGTCTCGGGAACGCCTCTGGATTTTAGCCACTGCTTTAGAAAACCTACCGCTTCAGCAACTGGCGACCAGTGAGGTATATTGGGATGAAATTGTCGCCATTGAATCAATGGGAGAACAGCAGGTTTATGACCTTACTATTCCCGAAACTCATAATTTTGTTGCTAATGATATTTGCGTTCATAATACCAGTTTTGCCTTGAATCTGGGGCGGAATATTGCCGAATTCCATAAATTACCTGTGGCGGTATTTAGCCTAGAAATGTCCAAGGAACAACTGGTGCAACGGATGCTGTCTGGGGAAGCGGGAATTGAGAGTAATCGACTGCGATCGGGACGGATTGCTCAGAATGAATGGGAAGCCTTAAGCATTGCGATCGGGAATCTCTCGGAGTTACCCCTGTTTATTGATGATACCCCCAATATTACAATTACGGATATTCGGTCCAAATGTCGGCGACTGCAAGCGGAACAGGGGGGACAAATGGGATTGATTCTCCTGGATTATTTGCAGTTGATGGAAGGCAGTAGTCCGGATAATCGGGTGCAAGAGTTATCAAGAATTACCCGAGGTTTGAAACAATTAGCGCGGGAATTAAATGTTCCCATTATTACCTTATCCCAACTAAGTCGCGGGGTAGAAGCGCGAACGAATAAACGTCCGATGATGTCGGATTTACGTGAATCGGGTTCGATCGAACAAGACTCGGATATTGTTGTCATGCTCTATCGTGAAGAGTATTATAATCCGGATACCCCAGACCGGGGAATTGCGGAGGTGATTATTACCAAACATCGGAATGGACCAACGGGGACGATTAAGTTGCTTTTTGACCCGCAGTTTACCAAATTTAAAAATTTAGCAAGACCGCAACAACATTATTAA